In Edaphobacter paludis, a single window of DNA contains:
- a CDS encoding heparan-alpha-glucosaminide N-acetyltransferase domain-containing protein yields the protein MAVDAKTALVGCDEVVTRVKPGRLMSIDLLRGLTIGFMILVNNNGSREAYAQLQHSVWNGFTATDLVFPTFLFLVGVSTVFSTASRLARGDSKQSLFLHTLRRAVILFLLGLLVNSFPHFHWHTLRFYGVLPRIAICYFVVATLYLISPKWKNMAVLAVGLLVGYWALMRFVPVPGYGVPVRDVPLLDPDRNLVAWLDRHIFAASHLYERTRDPEGLLSTLPALATTLIGLLTGIWLRTQRALMEKVRGIGFAGVSCLVLGLLWNFSFPINKKLWTSSFVLFAVGWSLLLLAVSIWMFDGGTEGETKPVKRSRWFTPLLVFGTNAITAYVFSELLAGGIGSIHIQPGINLQRWLANGILSAVPYPAFASLLYSLGFVAVCWLPAYVLYRRRIFIKV from the coding sequence TTGACGCGAAGACGGCGCTGGTTGGTTGCGATGAAGTGGTTACTCGGGTGAAGCCGGGACGATTGATGTCGATCGACCTGCTGCGTGGGCTGACCATCGGCTTCATGATTCTGGTTAACAACAACGGCAGCCGTGAGGCGTACGCGCAGCTGCAGCACTCGGTGTGGAACGGCTTTACGGCGACCGATCTTGTGTTTCCTACGTTCCTGTTTCTGGTTGGCGTCTCGACGGTGTTTTCCACGGCATCGAGGCTGGCGCGAGGAGACAGCAAGCAGTCGCTTTTTCTGCATACGCTGCGGCGGGCAGTGATCCTGTTTCTGCTGGGACTGCTGGTTAATAGCTTTCCGCACTTTCACTGGCATACGCTGCGGTTTTATGGCGTGCTGCCGCGGATCGCGATCTGCTACTTCGTTGTGGCCACGCTTTATCTGATAAGCCCGAAGTGGAAAAACATGGCGGTACTCGCGGTCGGGCTGCTGGTTGGCTACTGGGCGTTGATGCGGTTCGTTCCTGTGCCGGGATATGGCGTGCCCGTGCGCGATGTTCCTTTGCTCGATCCTGATCGGAATCTGGTGGCGTGGCTCGACCGACATATCTTTGCGGCGTCGCATCTGTATGAGCGGACGCGCGATCCAGAGGGCCTGCTGAGCACGCTGCCTGCATTGGCGACGACGCTGATTGGGTTGCTTACGGGTATCTGGTTGAGGACGCAGCGGGCACTGATGGAGAAGGTGCGTGGGATCGGTTTTGCGGGTGTCAGTTGCCTTGTGCTGGGATTGCTATGGAACTTCTCGTTCCCGATCAATAAGAAGCTCTGGACGAGTTCGTTTGTATTGTTTGCGGTGGGATGGAGCCTTTTGCTGCTGGCAGTGTCGATCTGGATGTTCGATGGCGGGACGGAAGGAGAGACGAAGCCGGTGAAGCGGTCGCGATGGTTTACTCCACTTCTTGTCTTTGGGACCAATGCGATTACGGCGTATGTGTTTTCGGAGCTGCTGGCTGGCGGGATTGGCAGCATCCACATACAGCCTGGGATTAATCTTCAGCGTTGGCTCGCTAACGGGATTCTAAGTGCGGTACCGTATCCGGCGTTCGCTTCGTTGCTGTATTCGCTCGGCTTTGTTGCGGTGTGCTGGCTGCCAGCTTATGTGCTGTATCGGCGACGGATCTTTATCAAAGTCTGA
- a CDS encoding MFS transporter encodes MGNTTEPTASKTSRYAHAWRALRHRNFRLFFTGQSISLIGTWMTRIATAWLVYRLTGSALLLGVVGFAGQIPTFLLAPFAGVLVDRLNRRNLLVWTQVLAGVQSLAMAALTLAKVITIHEIIALSAFQGLINAFDMPGRQAFLVQMVSEGEGNPDKQDLGNAIALNSSMVNMARLIGPALAGIVIAAVGEGYCFAIDGFSYIAVVVSLLMMVIPLASPRSASAPMLEQLKEGWSYVTGFPPIRTILTLFALLSLMGMPFVILMPIFASQVLHGGPHTLGFLMGASGVGALVSALSLAFRKTVRGLTTMIQISAAVFGAALVLFGLSRNLLLSLLLMTVVGFGMMQGMAASNTVIQTLVPEDKRGRVMSYYTMAFVGMAPFGSLLAGALAHRFGAPHAIMITGTFCLAGALWFSTRLKSIRAIIRPIYIEMGIVQSPLEPAMEDRAGSN; translated from the coding sequence ATGGGGAATACCACCGAGCCGACAGCCTCCAAAACCAGCCGCTACGCCCACGCATGGCGAGCGCTACGCCATCGCAACTTCCGTCTCTTTTTCACCGGACAGAGCATCTCGCTCATCGGCACCTGGATGACGCGCATCGCCACCGCGTGGCTTGTCTATCGGCTCACCGGCTCGGCACTCCTGCTCGGCGTCGTCGGCTTCGCCGGACAGATTCCCACCTTCCTCCTCGCGCCGTTCGCAGGAGTCCTCGTCGATCGCCTCAACCGCCGCAACCTCCTCGTCTGGACGCAGGTCCTCGCGGGCGTTCAATCCCTCGCCATGGCCGCGCTTACACTCGCCAAAGTCATCACCATCCACGAGATCATCGCCCTCAGCGCCTTCCAGGGTCTTATCAACGCCTTCGACATGCCCGGCCGCCAGGCTTTCCTCGTCCAGATGGTCTCCGAGGGAGAGGGTAATCCCGACAAGCAGGATCTCGGCAATGCCATCGCTCTTAACTCGTCCATGGTCAACATGGCCCGTCTCATCGGCCCCGCGCTCGCCGGAATCGTCATCGCCGCAGTAGGCGAAGGCTACTGCTTCGCCATCGACGGCTTCAGCTATATAGCCGTCGTGGTCTCGCTGCTCATGATGGTCATCCCGCTCGCCTCCCCTCGATCCGCCTCAGCCCCTATGCTCGAGCAGCTCAAAGAAGGCTGGTCCTATGTCACCGGCTTCCCTCCCATCCGCACGATCCTCACGCTCTTCGCGCTGCTCAGCCTCATGGGGATGCCCTTCGTCATCCTGATGCCCATCTTCGCCTCGCAGGTGCTCCACGGCGGACCGCACACGCTTGGCTTCCTCATGGGAGCCTCGGGCGTAGGCGCTCTTGTCTCTGCCCTCTCACTCGCCTTCCGCAAAACCGTCCGCGGCCTCACCACCATGATCCAGATCTCAGCAGCGGTCTTCGGCGCCGCACTTGTCCTCTTCGGTCTCTCCCGCAATCTGCTGCTCTCCCTTCTTCTCATGACAGTCGTTGGCTTTGGCATGATGCAGGGTATGGCGGCCAGCAACACCGTCATTCAGACTCTCGTGCCGGAAGACAAGCGTGGCCGCGTCATGAGCTACTACACCATGGCCTTTGTCGGCATGGCGCCCTTCGGCAGCCTGCTCGCGGGCGCCCTCGCACACCGCTTCGGCGCGCCCCACGCCATCATGATCACAGGGACCTTCTGCCTCGCTGGAGCACTCTGGTTCTCCACCCGACTCAAGTCCATCCGCGCCATCATTCGCCCCATCTATATCGAAATGGGTATCGTGCAAAGTCCGCTGGAGCCCGCAATGGAAGACCGCGCCGGCAGCAATTGA
- a CDS encoding DUF2470 domain-containing protein, with translation MSTRPQHAYTGPALPVIPEPTHAERTRTLLHLNSLATLSTLSRKQPGFPFGSLMPYALDDTGRPLFLISNMAMHTQNLKTDPRASLFVTQPAADGDPLGAARATLIGNILQVPDEDKAAVRELYLARHENSRYWVDFADFSFFRMDILDLYYVGGFGVMGWVTAADYALAAPDPLADSAQGILAHMNVDHIDAMILLARTHSQLEATEATMTAVDRLGFHLRLKTAEGMKGTRINFPTEVRTPTETRTALVEMVRHARRDI, from the coding sequence ATGTCCACACGCCCGCAACACGCCTACACCGGCCCCGCCCTCCCCGTCATTCCCGAGCCCACTCACGCCGAGCGCACCCGCACTCTCCTCCACCTCAATTCCCTCGCGACCCTCTCCACTCTCTCGCGCAAGCAGCCCGGCTTTCCCTTTGGTTCGCTCATGCCCTACGCGCTCGACGATACTGGCCGCCCCCTCTTTCTTATCAGCAACATGGCCATGCATACGCAGAACCTCAAGACCGACCCTCGGGCCAGCCTGTTCGTCACCCAGCCCGCAGCAGACGGCGACCCCCTCGGAGCCGCTCGCGCCACCCTCATCGGCAACATCCTGCAAGTCCCCGATGAAGACAAGGCCGCCGTCCGCGAACTCTACCTCGCCCGTCACGAGAACTCCCGCTACTGGGTCGACTTCGCCGACTTCTCCTTCTTTCGCATGGACATCCTCGACCTCTACTATGTTGGCGGCTTCGGCGTCATGGGCTGGGTTACCGCAGCCGACTACGCCCTGGCCGCACCCGATCCCCTTGCCGACTCCGCGCAAGGCATCCTCGCCCACATGAACGTCGACCACATCGACGCCATGATTCTCCTCGCGCGCACCCACTCCCAGCTCGAAGCCACCGAGGCCACCATGACCGCCGTCGATCGCCTCGGCTTTCACCTCCGCCTCAAAACCGCCGAAGGCATGAAAGGCACCCGCATTAATTTTCCGACCGAGGTCCGAACCCCCACCGAAACCCGCACCGCTCTCGTCGAGATGGTCCGCCACGCCCGGCGAGACATCTAA
- a CDS encoding DUF5357 family protein yields MKWIKNIFREIFGLFVDDGAFALAILIWLSFVRWATSHLALSSAIIGIILFAGLALILIESTTRYARHKR; encoded by the coding sequence ATGAAGTGGATTAAAAACATCTTCCGCGAGATCTTCGGCCTCTTCGTCGACGACGGCGCCTTCGCCCTCGCTATTCTTATCTGGCTGAGCTTCGTGCGCTGGGCCACCTCTCATCTGGCTCTCTCGTCCGCTATCATCGGAATCATTCTCTTCGCCGGACTCGCTCTCATCCTCATTGAAAGCACCACCCGCTACGCCCGGCACAAGAGATAG
- a CDS encoding VWA domain-containing protein, giving the protein MKRIRYTKFTGDLSSSFGLEDLMQALSDFLLDSGYHDPYSQFQEFSDQTLDNLREAIKQALESGDLFDEEAQAKFDQLNADQVEELVDQIIQKMQEQNFINAEMPEQGQGELGEGNTEARFEVTDKSMDFLGYKALRELLGPLGKSNLGRHDTRHEASGVETNGSSKLYEFGDTLNLDLTATLSSVFAREGIRTAVEGEENTPLNIEYSDLHVQQADYTSSCATVVLLDCSHSMILYGEDRFTPAKRVAMALSHLIRTQFPGDTLNVVLFHDTAEEIPISQLSRVKVGPHYTNTREGLRLAQRILARQTKDMKQIVMITDGKPSALTLPDGRIYKNAFGLDPLVIEETLQEVSRCKRSNIMINTFMLASDFTLVQFVQQVSAMCRGKAYFTTPQTLGNYLLMDFMSRRMKTVH; this is encoded by the coding sequence ATGAAGCGCATTCGCTATACCAAGTTCACCGGCGATCTCTCCTCCAGCTTCGGGCTAGAAGACCTCATGCAGGCCCTCTCGGACTTCCTGCTCGACTCCGGCTACCACGATCCTTACTCACAGTTTCAGGAGTTCAGCGACCAGACCCTCGACAACCTGCGCGAGGCCATCAAGCAGGCCCTCGAATCCGGCGACCTCTTCGACGAAGAGGCACAAGCAAAGTTCGACCAGCTCAACGCCGACCAGGTCGAAGAATTAGTCGATCAAATCATCCAGAAGATGCAGGAACAGAACTTCATCAACGCCGAGATGCCCGAACAGGGCCAGGGCGAGCTAGGCGAAGGCAACACCGAGGCTCGCTTCGAGGTCACCGACAAGTCCATGGACTTCCTCGGCTACAAAGCCCTCCGCGAACTTCTAGGCCCACTTGGCAAATCCAACCTCGGCCGCCACGACACCCGCCACGAGGCCTCCGGCGTCGAGACCAACGGCAGCAGCAAGCTCTACGAGTTCGGCGACACCCTCAACCTCGACCTCACCGCCACACTCTCCAGCGTCTTCGCCCGCGAGGGTATTCGCACCGCCGTCGAAGGCGAAGAAAACACGCCCCTCAACATCGAATACAGCGATCTGCACGTCCAGCAGGCCGACTATACCTCAAGCTGCGCCACCGTCGTTCTGCTCGACTGCTCGCACTCGATGATCCTCTATGGGGAAGATCGCTTTACTCCTGCAAAAAGAGTCGCCATGGCGCTCTCGCATCTCATCCGCACCCAGTTCCCCGGCGACACGCTCAACGTCGTCCTCTTCCACGACACGGCCGAAGAGATCCCCATCTCTCAGCTCTCCCGCGTCAAAGTCGGCCCGCACTACACCAACACCCGCGAGGGCCTGCGACTCGCGCAGCGCATCCTCGCGCGGCAAACCAAAGACATGAAGCAGATCGTCATGATCACCGATGGCAAGCCCAGCGCGCTAACCCTTCCCGACGGACGCATCTACAAGAACGCCTTCGGCCTCGACCCACTCGTCATCGAAGAGACCCTGCAAGAGGTGAGCCGCTGCAAACGCAGCAATATCATGATCAACACCTTCATGCTGGCCAGCGATTTCACCCTCGTTCAGTTCGTTCAGCAGGTCTCAGCCATGTGCCGCGGCAAAGCCTACTTCACCACGCCCCAAACCCTCGGCAACTATCTCCTCATGGACTTCATGTCGCGCCGCATGAAGACCGTTCACTAA
- a CDS encoding methyltransferase domain-containing protein, producing the protein MSENKTKAVFDATASTYDRDRSKLIPGYDSFYRWALDLIHPRSMTICELGAGSGLMTRLLRDRFPTAHLYVIDFSAPMLDLAKARLGNDRNITWYQLDYVTEPLPENLCSIVSSLSIHHIDDADKRTVFKKAYASLKPNGVFVNADQVAGPTSALEARYKALWLQQVRAAGATEQQIEASLYRQQEDRCSSVEDQILWLREAGFADADCWFKDNRFAVMAGTRL; encoded by the coding sequence ATGAGTGAGAACAAGACTAAAGCCGTCTTCGATGCCACCGCCTCTACCTACGACCGAGACCGCTCCAAACTCATTCCCGGCTACGATAGCTTCTATCGCTGGGCACTCGATCTCATCCATCCGCGTTCCATGACCATCTGTGAGCTCGGTGCCGGCTCCGGCCTGATGACACGCCTGCTCCGCGACCGCTTCCCCACCGCGCATCTCTACGTCATCGACTTCTCCGCCCCCATGCTCGACCTTGCCAAGGCGCGCCTGGGCAACGATCGCAATATCACCTGGTATCAGCTCGACTACGTCACCGAGCCGCTTCCGGAAAATCTCTGTTCCATCGTCTCCTCGCTCTCCATCCACCATATCGACGACGCGGACAAGCGCACCGTCTTCAAGAAGGCCTACGCCTCACTCAAACCCAATGGCGTCTTCGTCAATGCCGATCAGGTCGCCGGGCCAACTTCTGCGCTCGAAGCGCGCTACAAAGCTCTCTGGCTCCAACAGGTCCGCGCCGCAGGAGCCACCGAGCAGCAGATCGAAGCCTCTCTCTATCGCCAGCAGGAGGACCGCTGCTCCTCCGTCGAAGACCAGATCCTCTGGCTCCGCGAAGCTGGCTTTGCCGACGCCGATTGCTGGTTCAAGGACAACCGCTTCGCCGTCATGGCAGGCACGCGCTTATAA
- a CDS encoding sigma 54-interacting transcriptional regulator, which yields MATALPTTLGQLRKSEFTPERLARSVKDELRENLIAKLRDSAKTKEPLFPGIVGYEDTVVPQIVNAILSKHNFILLGLRGQAKSRILRALTTLLDPACPYVAGAETRDNPYAPISKFARDLIARLGDETPIAWLTPNDRFVEKLATPDVTVADLVGDIDPIKAARSNQDLGSELTMHYGLLPRANRGIFAINEIPDLAGKIQVALFNIMQEGDVQIKGYPVRLPLDVAIVFSANPEDYTARGKIVTPLKDRIGSEIRTHYPESIDEAITITTQEAWSQRAASNIEIPHYIRQIVEQIAFSAREDKKVDKRSGVSQRLPISTMELVVSNAERRALLHDETIAVPRVGDIYAALPGISGKIELEYEGEMRGADAVIREIIRASVAYVFDQYFAATNTQQIEEWFNLGGTVQLNDAQPAAGSLAELQQIQGLFEKLSPLEVNGKTGPETAVSAAEFLLEGMYAHKRISRAEERVFSAAEKKSRNDQAANYAEKTRNRQQELDSMSKDRTRRGFN from the coding sequence ATGGCGACCGCACTCCCCACCACACTAGGCCAACTCCGCAAATCGGAATTCACCCCCGAACGCCTCGCCCGCAGTGTCAAGGACGAGCTCCGCGAAAACCTCATCGCCAAGCTCCGCGACTCTGCGAAGACCAAAGAACCGCTCTTCCCCGGCATCGTCGGCTACGAAGACACCGTCGTTCCCCAGATCGTCAACGCCATCCTCAGCAAGCACAACTTCATCCTGCTCGGCCTTCGCGGACAGGCCAAATCGCGCATCCTTCGCGCCCTCACCACGCTGCTCGATCCAGCCTGCCCCTACGTTGCCGGAGCGGAAACCCGCGACAACCCCTACGCCCCCATCTCCAAATTTGCCCGCGACCTTATCGCCAGGCTCGGCGACGAAACTCCCATCGCGTGGCTTACCCCCAACGACCGTTTCGTCGAAAAACTAGCCACCCCCGACGTCACCGTAGCCGATCTCGTTGGCGATATCGACCCCATCAAAGCCGCCCGCAGCAACCAGGACCTCGGCTCCGAGCTCACCATGCACTACGGCCTCCTGCCGCGCGCCAACCGCGGCATCTTCGCCATCAACGAAATCCCCGACCTCGCCGGCAAGATTCAGGTAGCCCTTTTCAACATCATGCAGGAAGGCGACGTGCAGATTAAGGGCTATCCCGTTCGCCTGCCGCTCGACGTCGCCATCGTCTTCAGCGCCAACCCCGAGGACTACACCGCTCGCGGGAAAATCGTCACCCCGCTCAAAGACCGCATCGGAAGCGAGATTCGCACTCACTATCCTGAATCGATCGACGAAGCCATCACCATCACCACGCAGGAAGCATGGTCGCAACGCGCCGCCAGCAACATCGAAATCCCCCATTACATCCGCCAGATCGTCGAACAGATCGCCTTCTCCGCCCGCGAAGATAAAAAAGTAGACAAACGCAGCGGCGTCTCGCAGCGCCTGCCCATCAGCACCATGGAGCTGGTCGTCTCCAACGCCGAACGCCGTGCCCTGCTTCACGACGAAACAATCGCCGTCCCCCGCGTTGGCGATATCTACGCCGCCCTGCCCGGTATCAGCGGCAAGATCGAGCTTGAATACGAGGGCGAGATGCGCGGAGCCGACGCCGTCATTCGCGAGATCATCCGCGCGTCGGTCGCTTATGTGTTTGACCAGTATTTCGCCGCCACCAACACCCAGCAGATCGAGGAATGGTTCAACCTCGGCGGCACAGTTCAACTCAACGATGCCCAGCCCGCCGCCGGTTCTCTTGCTGAACTCCAGCAGATACAGGGTCTCTTTGAAAAGCTCTCGCCGTTAGAGGTCAACGGAAAGACGGGACCCGAAACAGCCGTGAGCGCCGCCGAATTTCTGCTCGAAGGCATGTATGCGCACAAACGCATAAGCCGCGCTGAAGAACGGGTCTTCTCCGCCGCAGAAAAGAAGTCCCGCAACGACCAAGCGGCAAACTATGCTGAAAAGACGCGCAACCGCCAACAGGAACTCGACTCAATGTCCAAAGATCGCACTCGGCGCGGCTTCAACTAG
- a CDS encoding tetratricopeptide repeat protein has product MDKIALFTQILEQNPADAFTRYGLAMAYAAEGNTDAALTEFNTLIGHNPDYVPAYQMSAQTLVKLGRTEEAATRLHEGIAAANRTNNQHALAEMEALREEIS; this is encoded by the coding sequence ATGGACAAGATCGCCCTCTTCACCCAGATCCTCGAGCAAAACCCCGCCGACGCCTTTACCCGCTACGGTCTCGCGATGGCCTACGCAGCCGAAGGCAACACCGACGCGGCCCTCACCGAGTTCAACACCCTCATCGGCCACAACCCCGACTATGTCCCTGCTTACCAGATGTCCGCTCAAACCCTCGTCAAACTAGGCCGCACCGAGGAAGCCGCCACGCGTCTCCACGAAGGCATCGCCGCCGCAAACCGCACCAACAACCAGCACGCCCTCGCCGAGATGGAAGCACTGCGTGAAGAGATATCCTGA
- a CDS encoding acyl-CoA thioesterase, with protein MSDMALERTVEESQSERSEIVFPADANALGNLFGGRLMQYIDLVGAMAASRHARAITITASMDHLDFVAPVRVGDLLILKASVNRAYKTSMEVGVRAMVEDVREQRLRHVSSAYLTYVAVDRDGKGIAVPKVVPVTEHQKRRFEDAGRRREMRAEETIRKKEMRMALGEGWHL; from the coding sequence ATGAGCGATATGGCCTTAGAACGGACAGTGGAAGAGTCGCAGTCGGAACGGAGCGAGATTGTTTTTCCGGCGGATGCGAATGCGCTGGGGAATCTGTTCGGCGGACGTCTGATGCAATACATTGACCTGGTTGGCGCGATGGCGGCGAGTCGTCACGCCCGCGCGATCACGATAACGGCGAGCATGGACCACCTGGATTTTGTAGCTCCAGTGCGGGTTGGCGATCTGCTGATCCTAAAGGCCAGCGTGAACCGGGCCTACAAAACCAGCATGGAAGTTGGCGTGAGAGCCATGGTGGAGGATGTTCGAGAGCAGCGGCTGCGCCATGTCTCTTCGGCCTATCTGACCTATGTGGCGGTGGACCGGGATGGAAAGGGAATCGCAGTTCCGAAGGTGGTGCCGGTGACGGAGCACCAGAAGCGACGATTTGAAGACGCGGGAAGACGGCGCGAGATGCGTGCGGAAGAGACAATACGGAAGAAGGAGATGCGGATGGCGCTGGGTGAAGGCTGGCATCTTTAG
- a CDS encoding Mrp/NBP35 family ATP-binding protein: MGHAGAGAPQGPQPLPGVEYVVAVGSGKGGVGKTTVAVNLAVSLGKLGYKVGLLDADIYGPNVPMMLGVTRQPNIVGENRIEPILSHGVKFISVGLISPGDKPMVMRGPMLHQIIRQFLQQVEWGELDFLIVDLPPGTGDVVISLVQTVPLTGAIVVSTGSGVALQDARKALEMFHQVKVEVIGMVENMSQMTLPSGEVIDVFGAGGTERTAAQFGLTFLGAVELDPAIREGGDTGLPVTLAGPDSAKAKAFYEVAKKVAAKAEEIADNSEDVLEIS, from the coding sequence ATGGGACACGCAGGAGCAGGAGCACCGCAGGGGCCGCAGCCTTTGCCCGGAGTGGAGTATGTAGTTGCCGTTGGAAGTGGCAAGGGTGGGGTGGGCAAGACGACAGTGGCGGTGAACCTGGCTGTCTCGCTGGGCAAGTTGGGGTATAAGGTCGGGCTGCTCGACGCCGATATCTATGGGCCGAATGTGCCGATGATGCTGGGCGTAACGCGGCAGCCGAACATTGTCGGCGAGAACCGGATTGAGCCGATCCTGTCGCATGGAGTGAAGTTTATTTCGGTGGGACTGATCTCGCCGGGCGATAAGCCGATGGTGATGCGTGGGCCGATGCTGCACCAGATCATCCGCCAGTTTTTGCAACAGGTGGAGTGGGGCGAACTGGATTTTCTGATCGTCGATCTGCCTCCGGGAACGGGCGATGTCGTGATCTCGTTGGTGCAGACCGTCCCGCTGACTGGAGCTATCGTGGTTTCAACCGGCTCGGGCGTTGCGTTGCAGGATGCGCGGAAGGCATTGGAGATGTTTCACCAGGTGAAGGTCGAAGTGATCGGAATGGTGGAGAACATGTCGCAGATGACGCTGCCCAGCGGAGAGGTCATCGACGTCTTTGGCGCGGGTGGCACGGAGCGGACGGCGGCGCAGTTTGGGCTGACGTTCCTTGGAGCGGTCGAGCTTGATCCGGCGATTCGCGAGGGCGGCGACACGGGACTGCCGGTGACGCTGGCTGGCCCGGATTCGGCGAAGGCGAAGGCGTTTTATGAGGTCGCAAAGAAGGTTGCGGCCAAGGCGGAGGAGATTGCTGATAACAGCGAGGATGTGCTCGAAATCAGCTAG
- the hrcA gene encoding heat-inducible transcriptional repressor HrcA produces MADAVTARQRAILTAVVESYIETGEPVGSGTIARLQHGDVSGMSPATIRNEMAELADVGLLEQPHTSAGRIPTARAFRMYVEQLSGGANPRIDAARLPARSRRQIDSSFVGLAGIQAVLERTSHVLATLSSGVGVALAAATEGDMLEHVHFSRLAAARVLAVVVTRSGLVRDRVLALDRDLTLRELETAANFLNENFRGWSVERVRAEIARLLEQERSEYQRLLNSVQQLWVKALPESDVSMQTVYVDGVANLLGSQGLGSFEDRERLREVLAALEAKQRLVELLNAYIDTRQESVRVVFDLEEHAPEMAGLVLIAAPARMGGESRGTVGVIGPKRMHYENTMNAVGYIAQVFDRMLHPIE; encoded by the coding sequence ATGGCGGATGCGGTTACGGCGCGGCAGCGAGCCATTCTGACGGCCGTGGTCGAGAGCTATATCGAAACCGGCGAGCCGGTGGGTTCGGGAACGATTGCGCGCCTGCAGCATGGCGATGTCTCAGGAATGAGTCCGGCGACGATTCGCAACGAGATGGCGGAGCTTGCCGATGTAGGTTTGCTGGAGCAGCCGCATACCTCGGCGGGACGCATCCCGACAGCGCGGGCGTTTCGGATGTATGTGGAACAATTGAGCGGCGGCGCGAATCCCCGCATCGATGCAGCGCGTTTACCCGCACGGTCGCGGCGGCAGATCGATTCGAGCTTTGTTGGACTGGCGGGGATACAGGCCGTGTTGGAGCGTACTTCGCATGTGCTGGCGACCTTGTCCAGTGGTGTTGGCGTAGCCCTTGCGGCGGCTACGGAAGGCGACATGCTGGAGCATGTGCATTTTTCGCGCCTGGCTGCGGCCAGGGTGTTGGCTGTTGTTGTGACGCGCAGCGGCTTGGTGCGCGACCGGGTGCTGGCGCTAGATCGGGATCTGACGCTGCGTGAGCTCGAGACGGCGGCGAACTTCCTGAATGAGAACTTTCGCGGATGGAGCGTGGAGCGCGTTCGCGCCGAGATTGCCCGCCTGCTGGAGCAGGAGCGGAGTGAGTATCAGCGGTTGCTGAATTCCGTACAGCAGCTTTGGGTGAAGGCTCTCCCCGAGAGCGATGTGTCGATGCAGACGGTCTATGTGGATGGTGTGGCTAACCTGCTGGGCAGCCAGGGGTTGGGCAGCTTTGAAGACCGGGAGCGGCTGCGGGAGGTGCTGGCGGCGCTCGAAGCGAAGCAGCGGCTGGTCGAACTGCTGAATGCCTATATCGATACGCGACAGGAGAGCGTACGCGTTGTGTTCGATCTGGAGGAGCATGCCCCCGAGATGGCTGGGCTGGTGCTCATTGCCGCTCCCGCGCGGATGGGTGGTGAAAGCCGCGGGACCGTCGGCGTGATCGGGCCGAAACGAATGCACTACGAGAACACCATGAATGCGGTTGGCTATATTGCACAGGTATTCGACCGGATGCTGCATCCAATAGAGTGA